A portion of the Roseibium salinum genome contains these proteins:
- a CDS encoding NAD(P)/FAD-dependent oxidoreductase — protein sequence MNPLKIAVIGSGIAGLSAAWMLSKNHKVTLYEAGAHLGGHANTIDVATPEGNVGVDTGFIVYNERNYPNLVALFAHLGVETDKTEMSFALSSNGGAYEYAGSGLGGFFGQRRNVARTSHWKLLNDISRFFRTAQQRAAATSPEIALGTFLDREGFSPAFIENHILPMGAAIWSTTMSEMLEFPARSFIDFYANHGMLQFQNRPQWRSVRGGSRSYVNRLVEDGGFEILLETGASRIVRHPGYVHVADNRGALRPFDHVVVATHADQALGLLEGPDAAETNLLGSFSYQRNRAVLHRDSRWMPRRKRLWSSWNYIKKNKGADTGLCVTYWMNRLQNLQTRTDLFVTLNPYDAIHPKAVEGEFLYDHPVFDAAAMAAQNDLWTLQGARRTWFCGSYFGYGFHEDAFQSGLAVGEQLGGACRPWQVDNQSGRIAALNRPRIEAAE from the coding sequence ATGAATCCTTTGAAAATCGCGGTTATCGGCTCCGGTATTGCGGGCTTGTCGGCTGCCTGGATGCTGTCGAAAAACCACAAGGTGACCTTATACGAAGCCGGCGCTCATCTGGGCGGCCACGCCAACACGATCGATGTGGCCACGCCGGAAGGCAATGTCGGGGTGGATACGGGCTTCATCGTCTACAACGAGCGCAACTATCCCAATCTCGTTGCCCTGTTCGCCCATCTCGGCGTCGAAACCGACAAAACGGAAATGAGCTTCGCGTTGTCGTCCAACGGCGGTGCCTACGAATATGCCGGGTCCGGGCTCGGTGGATTTTTCGGACAGCGCCGGAACGTCGCCCGAACAAGCCATTGGAAACTGCTGAACGATATCTCCCGGTTTTTCAGGACGGCGCAGCAGCGGGCGGCGGCCACGTCTCCGGAAATCGCTCTCGGCACGTTCCTCGACCGCGAAGGCTTTTCTCCCGCCTTCATCGAAAACCATATTCTGCCCATGGGGGCCGCGATCTGGTCGACCACCATGTCGGAAATGCTGGAATTTCCCGCGCGCAGCTTCATCGATTTCTATGCCAATCATGGCATGCTGCAGTTCCAGAACAGGCCGCAATGGCGGTCCGTTCGCGGCGGCAGCCGAAGCTATGTAAACCGGTTGGTTGAAGACGGCGGGTTCGAAATCCTGCTTGAAACCGGCGCGAGCCGCATCGTTCGCCATCCCGGCTATGTCCATGTGGCGGACAACCGCGGCGCTTTGCGGCCTTTTGATCATGTCGTCGTCGCAACACATGCCGATCAGGCGCTCGGGCTGCTCGAAGGGCCGGACGCGGCTGAGACCAATCTCCTCGGCAGCTTCTCCTATCAGCGCAACCGCGCCGTTCTTCACCGCGATTCCCGCTGGATGCCGCGGCGCAAGCGGCTCTGGTCGAGCTGGAACTACATCAAGAAGAACAAGGGCGCCGACACCGGGCTCTGCGTCACATACTGGATGAACCGGTTGCAAAACCTGCAGACGCGAACCGATCTTTTCGTGACGCTCAATCCTTACGACGCAATTCACCCCAAGGCGGTCGAAGGCGAGTTTCTCTACGATCATCCCGTATTCGATGCCGCGGCGATGGCAGCGCAAAATGACCTGTGGACCCTGCAGGGCGCGCGACGAACCTGGTTCTGCGGCAGCTACTTCGGCTACGGCTTTCACGAGGATGCCTTTCAAAGCGGGCTCGCGGTTGGGGAGCAGCTTGGCGGTGCCTGCCGTCCATGGCAGGTCGACAACCAGTCCGGACGGATCGCAGCCCTGAACCGGCCGAGAATAGAAGCAGCGGAATGA